A window of the Halorussus pelagicus genome harbors these coding sequences:
- a CDS encoding helix-turn-helix domain-containing protein: protein MRYATVTLRWTGERVHPVGEIFAHEESVTVEAIRYVSPVGEGEYVELLELSGDVDRARALLAESSAALEHDVTGDGTSGVAYVQCRTAGLVEDLLAVLHEHEIVLDWPMRFYGDDARGLRVTVIGTSRAIQHAAGDLPSGVELDLERTGEYEPDTGQLSQMLTERQLELFELAVREGYYEVPRETTQQNLAESLDLATATVSEHLQRIESKLVATVVGPA from the coding sequence ATGAGATACGCGACAGTCACCCTGAGGTGGACCGGCGAACGAGTGCATCCGGTAGGCGAAATCTTCGCGCACGAGGAGTCCGTCACCGTCGAGGCGATTCGGTACGTCAGCCCGGTCGGAGAGGGCGAATACGTGGAACTGCTCGAACTCAGCGGCGACGTTGACCGGGCGCGGGCGCTGTTGGCCGAGTCGTCGGCGGCACTCGAACACGACGTCACCGGGGACGGGACCAGCGGCGTCGCTTACGTCCAGTGTCGGACCGCCGGACTGGTCGAGGACCTTCTCGCGGTCCTCCACGAGCACGAAATCGTCCTCGACTGGCCGATGCGGTTCTACGGAGACGACGCCCGAGGATTGCGGGTGACGGTCATCGGAACGAGCAGAGCCATCCAGCACGCGGCGGGCGACCTCCCCTCGGGAGTGGAGTTAGACCTCGAACGGACGGGCGAGTACGAACCGGACACGGGTCAACTCTCCCAGATGCTGACCGAGCGACAGCTCGAACTCTTCGAGTTGGCCGTCCGAGAGGGGTACTACGAGGTGCCCCGAGAAACGACCCAGCAGAACCTCGCCGAGTCGCTGGACCTCGCAACCGCCACCGTGAGCGAACACCTCCAGCGAATCGAGTCGAAGCTGGTCGCAACAGTCGTCGGACCGGCGTGA
- a CDS encoding cytochrome P450, with product MSSDAPPTADELPPGPDGLPVVGNYLAFVREPFDFMTRNARQYGDIVAWEEIDGPVYQLNHPDHIEQVLVQNNQNYVKGDSFQRTLSPITGDGILNSEGSVWRRNRHLIQPAFHPERIEEYAGMMTDATEELLSTWDDGETRLFHEDMMTATLRIVARALFGVDIEGYVEDIGSALEEFMEASESVSNFVLPEEVPTPSRLRIQRARERLDGVVYDLIEKRRADPTDRDVISMLLDVTDDDDQNLSTEEIRDEVVTLLLAGHETTALSLTFTAYALARHPEVEDRLVAELDEVLDGQTPTMADLSELTYTEQVVKESMRLYPPVPGIVREPVKPDIIDGYEIPAGATIRMHQWVVHRDDRWYDDPLAFRPGRWTDDFESSLPKLAYFPFAAGPRRCIGDRFAMLEARLLLATIYQQYHLELTPGTELDLMATVTARPKDEIPMTVHER from the coding sequence ATGAGCAGCGACGCCCCACCGACTGCCGACGAGTTGCCGCCGGGTCCCGACGGGCTCCCGGTCGTCGGCAACTACCTTGCGTTCGTCCGCGAACCGTTCGATTTCATGACGCGAAACGCTCGCCAGTACGGCGATATCGTGGCGTGGGAGGAGATAGACGGGCCGGTCTATCAACTCAACCATCCCGACCATATCGAACAGGTCCTCGTCCAGAACAACCAGAACTACGTCAAAGGCGACAGCTTCCAGCGCACGCTCTCGCCCATCACCGGTGACGGCATCCTGAACAGCGAGGGTTCCGTCTGGCGACGCAATCGCCACCTCATCCAACCCGCGTTCCACCCCGAACGCATCGAAGAGTACGCTGGAATGATGACCGACGCTACCGAGGAGTTGCTATCGACGTGGGACGACGGCGAGACGCGCCTGTTCCACGAGGACATGATGACCGCGACGCTCCGCATCGTCGCGCGGGCGCTGTTCGGCGTGGACATCGAGGGGTACGTCGAGGACATCGGCTCGGCGCTCGAAGAGTTCATGGAGGCCTCCGAGAGCGTGTCGAACTTCGTCCTGCCCGAGGAGGTCCCCACGCCCTCGCGGCTCCGCATCCAGCGCGCTCGCGAGCGACTCGACGGGGTGGTCTACGACCTCATCGAGAAGCGACGGGCGGACCCGACCGACCGCGACGTTATCTCGATGCTGTTGGACGTGACCGACGACGACGACCAGAATCTCTCGACCGAAGAGATACGTGACGAAGTAGTGACGCTCCTGCTGGCGGGCCACGAGACGACCGCGCTCTCGCTGACGTTCACGGCCTACGCGCTCGCCCGCCACCCCGAAGTCGAGGACCGACTCGTCGCGGAACTCGACGAGGTGCTGGACGGCCAGACGCCGACGATGGCCGACCTCTCGGAACTGACCTACACCGAGCAGGTGGTCAAAGAGTCGATGCGACTCTATCCGCCGGTCCCCGGCATCGTCCGCGAACCGGTCAAACCCGACATCATCGACGGCTACGAGATTCCCGCGGGCGCGACGATTCGCATGCACCAGTGGGTCGTCCACCGGGACGACCGCTGGTACGACGACCCGCTGGCGTTCCGACCCGGCCGCTGGACCGACGACTTCGAGAGTTCGCTCCCGAAACTGGCTTACTTCCCGTTCGCGGCCGGACCGCGCCGCTGTATCGGTGACCGGTTCGCCATGCTGGAGGCCCGCCTCCTGTTGGCGACCATCTACCAGCAGTATCACCTCGAACTCACTCCCGGCACCGAACTCGACCTGATGGCGACCGTGACCGCCCGCCCGAAGGACGAGATTCCCATGACCGTCCACGAGCGTTGA